From the genome of Methanococcoides methylutens, one region includes:
- a CDS encoding carboxymuconolactone decarboxylase family protein has protein sequence MTFLDEKLPEASKAFTDMRSAVFRNNSLDLKVKELIAVASSVLMRCEKCVKIHAERAKENGATEEEIAEAIAVAMFIAGGSQLHWTEAYEDIFDGSDE, from the coding sequence AAAAATTACCAGAAGCTTCTAAAGCCTTCACAGACATGCGTTCAGCGGTATTCAGGAATAATTCACTTGATCTGAAAGTCAAGGAACTTATAGCAGTTGCATCTTCAGTTCTCATGAGATGTGAGAAATGTGTAAAGATACATGCTGAAAGAGCAAAGGAAAACGGTGCAACAGAAGAAGAGATCGCAGAAGCTATAGCAGTAGCAATGTTCATTGCAGGTGGATCACAGTTGCACTGGACGGAGGCTTATGAAGATATCTTTGACGGCTCCGATGAGTAA